The nucleotide window ATATTACAAAAGTTATATTATAtacatttcaatatttttagGTTCACATAATGGTCGAGAATtttctgtttctttttgtttataataaCGTATaataattttccttctttagaTTAAATAGTTAACTACATTTGACTTTAAAATATCCCTTAATGACGTGAAAAATAGGATAATAAAATGTTTATGTTgctattattaaatttaagtcatatttttaagaaaaatgtttGCTAATTAATGATGAGTTAAGAAGCATGATCATGAGTTATTTAATTGGAGTAACAAACACTCTAGCAATGCCACTTTAAAGGTAGTGTTTTATAAGAGGAAGAAAGTATTTTCTtcttcaattcaaaaaaaaaaaaattattaatataatacatTCTTGTAGTAAATAAAgtaagaattaaaattattttcagtCATCAAAAAAAGCACTTGAATTATGATATAATTTTGCAAACATTTTAacgttttaaatatttttgcttatgttttgaaaagttaatttctaaaatttaaGAGAATAAAAAGAAGGCACTTTGCTACAATGTTTTGgttttgaaatttcaaaataataagacaACTTGAAAAATGATAGTAGTACTTTATTTGCAAAGGAAGTATAACCAATTATTACATGGACTTTCTCTTTTGGCCAGTTACaggtaaattaaaatcataaaactcTCACCCTGTTAAATTCTACCACATAAAAATGACTTGTTAACTTCATAAATTACCGTTATTTATTGGACCtccttatttattttactaatacttttatttttttacttatctATTGTACTTTTTTAGAATTTCCAACAAAACTATTTGTTCAacgttttttaaaatataaatatcatgaaGATATTAAATTATCATCAAAGCTAGAAAATTGATCGCAAAAGTTGGTAAATATcgataaacaaaaagaaacaaaatagaTATCATACGTGTATTGGTTTATATAAATGTGTAGGGGCGCACACAATTGGAGTGGCGAGGTGCGCAACATACCGAGCACATATCTACAATGACAACAATATCGATCCCGCCTTTGCGAAATCTCTCCAACAAACATGTCCAAGAAATACCGGAAATAACAATACTTTACAGCCTTTAGATTACCAAACAAATTTTCGATTCGACgaaaaatattatcaaaatttaaTTGCTAAAAAGGGTTTACTTCACTCAGATCAAGTGCTTTATAATGGGAATCAAAGGGCTGATTATGATGTTAAGAAGTATGCAAATGACCAATGCAAGTTCTTCAAAGCCTTTGCTAAGAGTATGGTTAGGATGGGTAATATTAAACCACTTACTGGAACTGATGGAGAAATTAGGCTTAATTGTCGTAAGCCtaattagatattttttttaatgatattattattttctttttaaaggtaattattatttaattaataattaagtaaaatatCTTGATAAGTATATTTGAATTGTTTATTTTTGTGGTGTTTATATCTTTTAGTTTAGAgatatttattaatgttataATTGTGGAAAATAGCTTTATAAGTTTATGAAATTCGTGAATATATGTGTGTTACTCTCTCTGTTTTCATTTAAGtttgtcatttactttttgcgcaGATGTCAATGCaaacttaaaaatttaataattttaattgtgagtttttaaaaatttaagtaaatattaataaaatatatattgagacgaatctatcaagatcccacatgaatatttttttaatatagattGATGAGAAATTATGGTCAAAGTTTGacattaaaatttgtaaattctgATTGAGAAGAATGTATGAAAACGGAAAGAGTATATTACAGCATgaaatagaattttttatcatgattcttttttgataaattaatactCGCTCTGTCCCATtggatttgtattattttccaTCTTGGTCCATCCCACTTAATTtacatcatttctatttttggacaataatccaccactttcttttaatttcatccatacatttcaactctcttttaatttcattcatacaattcattctctctcttcatttattagcgctttttaaaaatttacccACTTTCTCTTTAATGCAATTAGAAGAGAACAAatgaatatataataaaataattaacataatcaaTTGCTGTTTTTTTGAGACTACCAATCCATTCTTAATTTTTCTCTCATTGCTTCATATATATGGAGTATATATGTCCTTTTAGTAGCAATTCAAaatgtcaatatatatatatatatatatatatatatatatatatatatatatatatatatatatatatatatatataataaaaaaaatttcggaTATTTAGTTCAAATAATTGCCTTAGATGCTTTGGTTCAATGAATAGTCCATTTCCAGCTCACAGTGACTAAAACATCTGTAAATATGAATTGTTGGAAAGCTCAGTCTAatagtttttttcttttccttgttTTTATTAGTACAGATAGTGATCATAAAGAAAAGTCCGAAAATATGGCTTTTATATGATTCTAAAAAAATAGTACTTATTAAGTCAAGAATAATActtattgaaagaaaaaaaaaatcaattttggaagCGTCCTTTACTATAAATCCTAATCTGATTAATTTTTAGACGTCTTAAAATCgattatgaaaataatgatcAGTTAATATCATGTTAAGAGTATATAATGTCAAACTACTCAGCTGCTTAAGCTaaattaatgaattattttttttgagaatttaTTTATAGTGCATGTACACTTACTTAGTTAAATGACCCGTCAGATTTTAGAAGCTTTTGAAAGTGAACTCTAATtgaaaattgttagaaatacAAAATGACTGTTCACTTACTTTTGTTACTATTGGAAACGTACAattaaagcttaattttttaatgttttatttgttgtttacataaaaaaattcttttacGTTATtaattttggataaaaataattttattcatcttcaatttaatattttaataatcttTATGATCCCCATatattttctactaactttattttaacatttttatatccTAATGGTCCccatatattttccactaactttataacaCTATTTTTTACTAGTTGGGTCCCTGaattttttcactattttttttttaatgtttattatcccaacttttcctccattaaatttatttttaataaattaatatatctactatttaaaagattttatttttcttaattcccatgAGTATTACTTGAGGGAACTTTATTAAAAAACGGAGGAATATAAGATAAGCTGAATGAAGGAAAAAACTAGGagaaaattaaacccaaaatcTTATCTGAAAAAGATAATACTTATCAGACAAGATTCAATTCTAAATACAACTCAATTACGTATATCTTGAGCAATTTTGGTCGTAGAATGCATAATTCTAAATCTCTAACACTGACCAATCAACTAATTACTCCATTAATATAATCTACTGTAGTCTTATTTAGTAAGAGTACATAAAATTGGGTATCCCGTGAAAAGAACACTCATTACAATCTTATATCATTTTCTTCTATACAAACTGAAAGCTCACCAAAAGAAGGCAACTTGCATGGTGCAACGTACATATGTATAATGTACTCTACTTCCATTCATGCACGCAAACctaattacttttttaaaaaacaaaaaaaatattataaatacgCAATAAATACATGATATCGCCTTAAATTTAAGAGAGAGGGCATTTGTATAGGGCGAAGAAATCAAACCTAATTACTTCAAATCTAATTAAAGTACTCttatttttatctaattaaTTGATGTCAATTTTTCCgacaaataatttcaaaaaagaaaTGACTTATATGATTGGTGGTATTTTAAGAAAACGATCTTTTAGTATTCTTTATTATGTTATTAAGCGGCAAATATTTTCAATAGTTTATTTCACTTTTCTCAAATCATAGTTTCATTGACCATGTTTAATCatgtattgtaaaaaaaatgatatttcaTTGCTCATAATTCTTAATCATATAAAATGTCAAAtcctaataattatattattattattattattattattattattattattattattatttcataatCATCcttttaattattcataaaaGTATCAAATCCTCAAAATCATGATCATTATATTCAACGTATATCATTCATAATTaagatcatgatgatgatgaaaaacgGTGAACTATAGCATTAAATGAGATGAGGTAGCGTTTCCACAAATGATCACGTAGtactaatttgtaattagatttAAAAGATTTAACTTTAATTACTAAAATGTTACATCATAGCTTAGTATGTACTAGAATTGTAGGGTTACCCATGTCCTAATGTTTTGAATTGGAGCCATGTGTAGCAATAGAAGTAGATAAGTAGTAGTTCTAAGCTACCTAATTATCATTCATCCCATGTGGTGAGATTAGACTCTAAAATTCATATGCGTGGTCACATCGAAatcaattatttatatttttaagtattatCCCACAGAATGAAACTATACGTTATCCAAGATGGAATTGAGACAATTAGGTCTTCTTTAAGTTAAAACATGTACCAGTTTTTCATAAAAAACCTGAGTTCAATTCTTCTCACTATCCTCATCTCCTAGCTCTCCCTTTCCCTTAGCCCACTCGGCAGCTAAAGATTAATTGCATTATTATTGAATGATTTACACTTGTGAGGTGTGAGTAAGTGACATTTATCCATTAACAACAATTTAATGAACTATTACAACTATTGTAACAATTGGTTTTATTAAGATATAATCCCCTTTAATCAAACTTATAGCTATTCTTGTGAAAGGCCGTCTCTcgatgagacgacctcaaaacaagaagctcatAACTGTATTAGTTGGGCTATTTAAATGATATATGGAGAGCGACTTACGGTGTGACTGTCTCACATGAAAAATTGTGTTAGACTTATGTGTCATTATGAATTGGATCATTTAATTAGGACAAGAATTTTCAATGGCAAAGTAATATGCATCTGTTATAGTTTACTCAAATTAAAGATTTAAAGCTGGAATTATCACTTTTGAGATTGAAGTTTTATACAATTTTATATACCTTTTGATGTTAGCATTGTAAGTACTCTGATGTACACTATGTAACCAGTCTTTACTTACCGTAGTTGTATAATAGCAGCAGCTATACAAAACTTGGAATGCTTGCTTTCTGAAGCCTAACACTTACGTCGATTCCCTTCTAGCTCACTTTCTGATGCTTCCTCCTCTTGTAGTTCAAAAGCATCTATGCCTGCATAATATGACTGAAGCTTTTCGACCATTTCTTGAGGTAAAAGATGCACAGAACCATCATGCTTTTTACGAGACTGCTTCTGCAAGCACATTATGAAGTTGGGGTGAGTGAATTAAGTTCATTTGAGCTTTAAAgacatgcaaaacaaaagatTTTAGCATCAGTCGACTCGGGAAGAAAAGTACAAACTGATAATTGTGGATTGACATCCATATCGGAAACTGAACTGTTTGGAATTTTGGTTTATCAAGCAAAGGGCTGAAAAGCACAGTTATAACAGAGGAAAACAAAACTTCCAGTTATGAAGATGAATGAGGTGACTATTGCAGAAAACTCAACAAATTTAGCTTCAGGGAgaacaaaaagaagaaaaaaaaccatgttCAAAGGGAAATTCAAGTAGTAGAATACCATGAGACatcaaaaaaacataatttggGATTGAATGGTGAAGATGATAGTTAAAAGATGCTCGTCCTAGTACTGACTAACCTTCTTATTACGCCTTGCAAGAGGATCAAGGTGTGATTCAGGTTGAATAAGGCCCTCTTCATAATCAAATTCAAATCTGCAGAAGACATTTTAAATAAGGAATTTGATGGACAAGCGtaaaatttacatttaaaacaacattccattatctAGGCAGGGTATTAAGGGGGGAGAGTTTGACATTTAAATGAGCAATGACATTCACGTTTCAAACgttattgaaattgaatttgtaAATCATGAAGGGAACTTACTTATTGGAGGGGGGGAAAAAGAATTTGCAATTTCTTGATCTTTACTAGAGTGGAAGGATTTCGCCGTTTGGCTTTTCGGAAGAGAAAGGGAAATGATTTTCTCCAGCTCCCTTCCTTTGCAATTCCCCGTCCCAAACCTGATGTAGGAAGAATGGATATCTCCCCCTAACTAGCCGTCCTTCCAGATCCCCTCATCTAAACTCCAAAAATCCTTCGACTTGGATGATTGCCGATGAAGAGGCGAACAATCAGTGACAAGCTTTTTAAAGATCTTTAAAAGGTCGGTCAGAATAGCAAAAGAAGGCAACAGAGAGACGGTGAGAGAGAGAGAAGAGAATGGAAGGAGAGGACAAAAAACTGGACTTCCGCTTATCTCCTAGTATTTCCAACTTTGATCAGGTATATGAGAAGGAAACAGAAAACTTCTATTTTTATCCCCTTCTGTTCCCCAATCCAAACCAGATCCCATCATACTAAATACAATGTGATCAAATACTATATCTAAGGTAGAAACCTGTCTAGGAGACACAATTTAATAAACATCACAGAAGTTACTAACAATTTCCCTCTTAGTAAGATAACATATCAACAAATCAACAAGCACAGGATTGGAAAGgggaaaagagtgggtggaatttcaagttttctttttattttatgtttttgagaCGTGGGAGGATGAATTGAGGGAGTCAAGTACCcatttttcattatcttgtcaTGAGAAGGGTAATGCATAGACAAATTGATCTTCCCAGCTGCTCGCTTTCTTCCTGGATGGCCTCTACTTTGATTATACACAGTTACAGTTCTTTCACCAGTACCTTCAAAACAGTAAGAGAAAACTCATTGAATTCAACATGAAACAAATCCCATAAAAGTTATAGCAACTTAACAGAAAACAAATGGATCAAAAGCATATAAACATGGAATCAGATCAAGTTCCTAGTATTTCACAATAAAACAAGGTGGCAAAAAACAGCCCTGAAAAAGTCAGATCAAAACCTGCATACATTACAATATACAAACTACAATAGTGAAAAGTGTCATAACTTATAACCATGAGTAATGTAATAATCGACCCGTTAAATTCAAACACTCGATTGTTTCACATATTTCAATTGGAAAGAGAAGAATGATTTCATCAAAGAAAACAAGACTAGTTTTCTGATACAGGAAAAACAGTAGCTTACACAAATACAGAATACTGCAACAAGATATAACCATTTTAAATATaatgacagattcagtaaaaatttaatgtaatgacaacaatgccaaagccttaatgtATATGTCACCACCATAAAAAAGGATTTAAAGCCTACTTCAGATCCTCCTGCGAGTATAATGAAAAAATGTCGACGTTCCAAAATTTGAAGTATACTAGTGGTTCACGAGGTATGCAGGTAAAGGCCTGTAGGGTAACTGATGCTCATAGCTGATCATCGTCCACAATAAGCAGACGTGTACTGCATCAACATAAATCCCAAAGGAAGTTTTCCATACAGTTACACTATTTAGCATCTACAAGTGATACAAGCCTCCAAAGAAAAATGGGACTCAGAAGCAAAGGCCAAAATACAAGATTCAACTAGATTCAGCATTTTCAGTTACTTTTCTTTTCAGGATGGGGGTGTTTAGAACTTGGTTCACAGGAGAGAATTACCTGATGCAGCAACTAACGCATGAGAAACATGAGCAGTTAAGAATTTAGATGGCTCAATGTTGGGATTCTCCAAAATCGTCTTTCCCTTATCTTTCATTTTTTCTTCATGCAGTTTTTTCTGACTGTGAGCTGCTGATTTTTCAAATAGAGAATCATCAAAGGTAGATGATGACATCTTGTACTTTGGTGTCAAAGATGAAGAGATTTTGATGACAGAATCATCTACGAGACTCTTtcctttattctttattatttgtACATGCACATCTGGACTCTCAACAGCTTGAATACCAGATTGAAAAGAATGGCCAGGTTTAGCAGATGATGATCTCTGTAGAAGGTTAGATGTCAAAGATGCAGATGATTCGGTGATAGGAGTATCCGCAATCATAATTCCCTTGTGCTTCCTTGCTGTTGCATTTTCCCGACTCTGATCACTTGGAAACCTAGATTTCCTACCATCCATGCCACctaaataaatgagtaaaatatCCTCGGTAAATGGGGTactatcaaaaaataaactaaatgcTAATATGATGCATATCTAGGAACCGAAATCACAGTGCACATTACAAAAATCATTTAACAGTTCCATTTGTGACCTTTACTCAATAACAAAGGTTTAGGGTGCATCAGTGACATAAACCATACTCAACTAGTCAACAACTCAACACCAACATGACACTAGAATGAATATCAATGACATTGAGAAATTGAACTTCCCCCATGACTGCATCTGCACTATGTAATACGAtcaacaaaaaagaaaacaatttgcCTCTTTCCTAaagatcaaaattcaaaattgtttaaagatacataaatccataatttgaacTTTCCCAATCTGAATCCAGTGGTAATCTCCATATCATGCGGAAGGCCTGGCCAGTGTCTCTGATTTGCTACATTATTAGATCATGTCATTTTTAAAAGTATTAATAGATGCCAACAAATCAAGTAGTAAATTTGTTCAATTCATAAGCAGGATACACTCAACATTAAGATAAAGTGTGTGGCAAATACTTTCACTACCTGGTGTCCATTAAGCATCAGGTGCCAACAAATACTTGATACTTGACCTGTAAAGCCGTACTCACTTTACCTTGTCCCTGAGTCAAGGAAACCTAGCTCTCTGCACCTCGAAACTATAAGCTGATTCCTAGTCCTCAAAATTCCAATCTCATGATACAGTCAAGcaatataaaattaaacatCTCAAGTTACTTATATAAACCATAGAAATACATTAAGAGTGCTGATGTTTAACTTGAATTATGACGTGTTTAAGTCTAGAACATGAAAAGAAACAAGTGGAGTTGGTTGAAGAGGATTCGTCAGCATTGGGCTTAGTCTCAACCAAGACTACCATTAATCTCGGTCGAGATGAGCATGCGTAAAAGACAGAAGTTTTAGGGCATTGGAGTTTCGGGCGAGACTATTGCACATTTCTACACGATTTAATTCAAcaattaagtttttaattagTTTCTTAATACCCTAATTATACTCTGTAAAGGTGGTTTACTATATAAACACCTCCAATACTTAAGTTTAGGGTTAAGAGGAGAGGATTAAAATCTTGAGAGGCACAAAATTGAGAGTTTAGGGAGCAAGATAAAATTCTTTGTCATCTTGTATTCTCATCTCCTTACATAGTGAAAATGTATTATCACATTGAATGATGTTAATTCTTGGTGTGTtttcttattgttgttattcGTTTTATTGTTTCCTTATTGTTTTTGGGTGAACGCTTCCGCTATCATCACAACTCACAACAAAGAGTGAAAACTTGAAACCTTAAGAGTTTCCTCAAAGTTCAACCTTCCATTCATAGTGCAGTTTTAGTGATTAATTGAACgaaactagaggtgttcattcggatcATCAGTTCAAGTCCGTTGTTTCTGGTTGGGTCAAAACAAGTCTTGCatttacattgatttttacattgttTTGAATCCATTTCGGGGTAAAGCCGGGTTCAGTCATACAAGGCCGAGCAATGTAACATCGGGTCTATTTTGAACCCCTCTAGTGaaatatcatatataatatCCTTTGAACCGGCCCAAAATGTGGTATACCTTTAGGATGTGTGTAGTATCTGTTCGGTAGATAAAAAAGTCTGTACATATCGACTGATACGATATGATAAAGCATTGATTTCACACTATGCTTTTGCTCTCTTTGTAGGAGCA belongs to Amaranthus tricolor cultivar Red isolate AtriRed21 chromosome 17, ASM2621246v1, whole genome shotgun sequence and includes:
- the LOC130804373 gene encoding uncharacterized protein LOC130804373 isoform X1 — translated: MEAQRRSSLRSKRKPLSDCTNTLSDFCKKPSSNILKSQTLIKPSISFNFTSNAIKNKFIPPISSSPRSPTSTGSNSVPNFKNVSSIPQSHEPPPPPPTPVFGAGGMDGRKSRFPSDQSRENATARKHKGIMIADTPITESSASLTSNLLQRSSSAKPGHSFQSGIQAVESPDVHVQIIKNKGKSLVDDSVIKISSSLTPKYKMSSSTFDDSLFEKSAAHSQKKLHEEKMKDKGKTILENPNIEPSKFLTAHVSHALVAASGTGERTVTVYNQSRGHPGRKRAAGKINLSMHYPSHDKIMKNGFEFDYEEGLIQPESHLDPLARRNKKKQSRKKHDGSVHLLPQEMVEKLQSYYAGIDAFELQEEEASESELEGNRRKC
- the LOC130804373 gene encoding uncharacterized protein LOC130804373 isoform X2; amino-acid sequence: MDGRKSRFPSDQSRENATARKHKGIMIADTPITESSASLTSNLLQRSSSAKPGHSFQSGIQAVESPDVHVQIIKNKGKSLVDDSVIKISSSLTPKYKMSSSTFDDSLFEKSAAHSQKKLHEEKMKDKGKTILENPNIEPSKFLTAHVSHALVAASGTGERTVTVYNQSRGHPGRKRAAGKINLSMHYPSHDKIMKNGFEFDYEEGLIQPESHLDPLARRNKKKQSRKKHDGSVHLLPQEMVEKLQSYYAGIDAFELQEEEASESELEGNRRKC